From a region of the Panicum virgatum strain AP13 chromosome 2K, P.virgatum_v5, whole genome shotgun sequence genome:
- the LOC120687936 gene encoding xyloglucan endotransglucosylase/hydrolase protein 31-like — protein MAAPPPPPPLSSSSVPRRGAAAVVPALLLAAAMAMAAFPGAGAQPSPGYYPSSRFRPIPFNRGYTNKWGPQHQTLSGDHSALTIWLDKTCGSSFKSKHAYRNGYFSTRIKLPAGYTAGTNTAFYLSNNEAHPGFHDEIDMEFLGTIPGEPYTLQTNVYVRGSGDGRIVGREMRFHLWFDPTAGFHTYAILWNPDAITFFVDDVPVRRYERRTELTFPDRPMWVYGSIWDASDWATDDGRHRADYRYQPFVARLDRFVLAGCSAAAPASCRPVPASPRGAGLTPQQYAAMRWAQQGHMVYYYCNDFRRDHSLTPEC, from the exons ATggctgcgcctcctcctcctcctcctcttagcagcagcagcgtgccacggcgcggcgccgccgccgtcgtgccggcattgctgctggcggcggccatggcgatggcggccttccccggcgccggcgcgcagcCGTCCCCGGGGTACTACCCGAGCTCGCGGTTCCGGCCCATCCCGTTCAACCGCGGGTACACCAACAAGTGGGGCCCGCAGCACCAGACGCTCTCCGGCGACCACTCCGCCCTCACCATCTGGCTGGACAAGACCTGCG GGAGTAGTTTCAAGTCGAAGCACGCCTACCGGAACGGCTACTTCTCCACCCGCATCAAGCTCCCCGCCGGCTACACCGCCGGCACCAACACCGCCTTCTAC CTGTCGAACAACGAGGCGCACCCTGGGTTCCACGACGAGATCGACATGGAGTTCCTGGGCACCATCCCGGGGGAGCCCTACACGCTGCAGACCAACGTGTACGTCCGGGGCAGCGGCGACGGGCGCATCGTGGGGCGGGAGATGCGGTTCCACCTCTGGTTCGACCCCACGGCGGGGTTCCACACCTACGCCATCCTCTGGAACCCCGACgccatcaccttcttcgtcgacGACGTGCCCGTCCGCCGCTACGAGCGCCGCACCGAGCTCACCTTCCCGGACCGCCCCATGTGGGTGTACGGCTCCATCTGGGACGCCTCCGACTGGGCCACcgacgacggccgccaccgcgccgacTACCGCTACCAGCCCTTCGTCGCGCGCCTCGACCGCTTCGTCCTCGccggctgctccgccgccgcgccggcctcctGCCGCCCCGTCCCGGCCTCGCCCCGCGGCGCCGGCCTCACGCCGCAGCAGTACGCCGCCATGCGCTGGGCGCAGCAGGGCCACATGGTCTACTACTACTGCAACGACTTCCGCAGGGACCACTCGCTCACGCCAGAGTGCTag